The Saccharothrix variisporea genome has a segment encoding these proteins:
- a CDS encoding M20/M25/M40 family metallo-hydrolase, whose translation MVMHLRAIKAATTDPHPVPLNLKIVIEGEEETGTSVLDSHLAANPTDDRFLADVIVVADTGNMALGVPTLTSTLRGIVVVDVTLRTLDKDVHSGMYGGPAPDAFMAMTQLLATMLDHGDGRVTIPGLTEYSHTWPKVDEEEFRATAGVLTYGHSRPRLLGTGSIESRLWGKASVNVVGLSGVPPLNRPVNALRSEVTARISVRLAPDQNPHTAYRALVDHIEKNTPWGIQPGIAPVGEGTGFEAKRGKHAALVERALCDSHGGAAVQHPGQGGSIPLVAALRKANPKADIVLWGCEEPKANIHGHNESVDRAELQRLTTAEALLLDALARTAHT comes from the coding sequence ATCGTCATGCACCTCAGGGCGATCAAGGCCGCCACCACCGACCCGCACCCCGTACCGCTCAACCTCAAGATCGTCATCGAAGGCGAGGAGGAGACGGGCACCAGCGTGCTCGACTCCCACCTGGCGGCCAACCCCACGGACGACCGGTTCCTCGCCGACGTCATCGTGGTCGCCGACACCGGCAACATGGCGTTGGGCGTGCCGACGCTGACCTCCACTCTGCGCGGCATCGTGGTCGTGGACGTCACCCTGCGGACGCTGGACAAGGACGTCCACAGCGGCATGTACGGCGGACCGGCACCGGACGCGTTCATGGCCATGACCCAACTGCTCGCCACGATGCTCGACCACGGCGACGGGCGGGTCACCATCCCGGGACTCACCGAGTACTCGCACACGTGGCCGAAGGTCGACGAGGAGGAGTTCCGCGCCACGGCCGGTGTCCTCACCTACGGGCACAGCAGGCCCCGGCTGCTGGGCACCGGGTCGATCGAGAGCCGCCTGTGGGGCAAGGCTTCGGTCAACGTGGTCGGCCTGTCCGGCGTACCGCCGCTGAACCGGCCCGTCAACGCCCTGCGGTCGGAAGTGACCGCGCGCATCAGCGTGCGCCTGGCACCCGACCAGAACCCGCACACCGCCTACCGAGCCCTGGTCGACCACATCGAGAAGAACACCCCGTGGGGCATCCAACCCGGCATCGCCCCGGTCGGCGAGGGCACCGGGTTCGAAGCCAAACGCGGCAAGCACGCCGCCCTCGTCGAACGAGCGCTGTGCGACTCGCACGGCGGCGCCGCGGTCCAGCACCCCGGCCAGGGCGGGTCGATCCCCCTCGTGGCCGCTTTGCGCAAGGCCAACCCGAAGGCCGACATCGTGCTGTGGGGCTGCGAGGAACCCAAGGCGAACATCCACGGCCACAACGAAAGCGTCGACCGCGCAGAGCTGCAACGGCTGACCACCGCCGAAGCGCTGCTGCTCGACGCCCTCGCCAGGACCGCACACACCTGA
- a CDS encoding pyridoxal-dependent decarboxylase has protein sequence MTITDHNPITTGTENEFDTLFALTGEGLPHERRKEVLTKLKNYFTDMQSRFLGYQTNQDLRLKDDMAPFLDYHFNNVGDPFAPSHFTLDARAAERAVLAYYARLWHAKPREYDEHGHLKDRDAYWGYVLTMGSSEGNNYALWNARDYLSGKTLMVEPDENGIGTMMWVQDTPPVDNQNAYSPVAFYSQDTHYSVAKALRVLDIPSFYEVGTKMYPHANPLNPGKPWDLEVPSTNGGAGPGSIDVDKLVTLVEFFARMGHPVLINLNYGSTFKGAYDDVETICRRLTAEVFTKYGLHEREVRYGHKGNKLLTDKRTGYWIHIDGALGATYGPFLERAVEQGKLTSEGHLPKFDFRIPEVCSIVTSGHKYPGAPWPCGIFMTKAKLQMQPPAQPAVIGSPDTTFGGSRNAFSPLIMWNFLARNSEQAQVDMITRAEEIARYAYQRLSEVPGDWEVARTPYSLTVRFRQPTDDVVHKYSLATVPLRTPKGQVDYAHLYVMPHVTKQLIDDLAEDLVRVAVPAPRTEQQSIDYIDGTADSPDIARLALVHTWNHAF, from the coding sequence ATGACCATCACCGACCACAACCCCATCACGACCGGCACCGAGAACGAGTTCGACACCTTGTTCGCGCTCACCGGCGAGGGGCTGCCCCACGAACGCCGCAAGGAAGTGCTGACCAAGCTGAAGAACTACTTCACCGACATGCAATCCCGGTTCCTGGGCTACCAGACCAACCAGGACCTGCGGCTCAAGGACGACATGGCGCCGTTCCTGGACTACCACTTCAACAACGTCGGCGACCCCTTCGCCCCGTCGCACTTCACCCTCGACGCCCGCGCCGCCGAACGCGCCGTGCTCGCCTACTACGCCAGGCTGTGGCACGCCAAACCACGCGAGTACGACGAGCACGGGCACCTGAAAGACCGTGACGCCTACTGGGGTTACGTCCTCACCATGGGCTCCTCCGAGGGCAACAACTACGCGTTGTGGAACGCCCGGGACTACCTGTCCGGCAAGACCCTCATGGTCGAGCCGGACGAGAACGGCATCGGCACCATGATGTGGGTCCAGGACACCCCGCCGGTGGACAACCAGAACGCCTACTCCCCCGTCGCGTTCTACTCCCAGGACACGCACTACTCCGTCGCCAAGGCCCTGCGCGTGCTGGACATCCCCTCCTTCTACGAGGTGGGCACGAAGATGTACCCGCACGCCAACCCGCTGAACCCCGGCAAGCCGTGGGACCTGGAGGTGCCGTCCACCAACGGCGGCGCCGGCCCCGGCTCGATCGACGTCGACAAGCTCGTCACCCTGGTGGAGTTCTTCGCCCGGATGGGCCACCCCGTCCTGATCAACCTCAACTACGGCAGCACCTTCAAGGGCGCCTACGACGACGTCGAGACCATCTGCCGGCGACTCACCGCCGAGGTGTTCACCAAGTACGGCCTGCACGAACGCGAAGTCCGCTACGGCCACAAGGGCAACAAGCTGCTCACCGACAAGCGCACCGGCTACTGGATCCACATCGACGGCGCCCTCGGCGCCACCTACGGACCGTTCCTGGAGCGGGCGGTCGAGCAGGGCAAGCTCACCTCGGAGGGCCACCTGCCCAAGTTCGACTTCCGCATCCCCGAGGTGTGCTCGATCGTCACCAGCGGACACAAGTACCCCGGCGCCCCGTGGCCGTGCGGCATCTTCATGACCAAGGCGAAACTCCAGATGCAGCCCCCGGCCCAACCCGCGGTCATCGGCTCGCCGGACACCACCTTCGGCGGCTCCCGCAACGCCTTCTCCCCGCTGATCATGTGGAACTTCCTGGCCCGCAACTCCGAACAGGCCCAGGTCGACATGATCACCCGCGCCGAGGAGATCGCCCGCTACGCCTACCAGCGACTGTCGGAAGTGCCCGGCGACTGGGAGGTGGCCCGCACCCCGTACTCGCTGACCGTCCGCTTCCGCCAGCCCACCGACGACGTCGTGCACAAGTACTCGCTGGCCACCGTTCCGCTGCGCACGCCCAAGGGACAGGTCGACTACGCCCACCTGTACGTGATGCCCCACGTCACCAAGCAGCTCATCGACGACCTGGCCGAGGACCTCGTCCGCGTCGCGGTACCCGCGCCGCGCACCGAGCAGCAGAGCATCGACTACATCGACGGCACCGCCGACAGCCCCGACATCGCACGCCTGGCCCTGGTCCACACCTGGAACCACGCCTTCTGA